A single region of the Chitinophaga niabensis genome encodes:
- the ahcY gene encoding adenosylhomocysteinase, with amino-acid sequence MSTIAKSKIDLSLKYKVKDMSLAEWGRKEIELAEAEMPGLMALREEYGKSQPLKGARIAGCLHMTIQTAVLIETLVALGAEVQWSSCNIFSTQDHAAAAIAAAGIPVYAWKGLSEEDFNWCIEQTLFFGSTDRPLNMILDDGGDLTNMVFDVYPELIQHIKGLSEETTTGVHRLYERMKAGTLPMPAININDSVTKSKFDNKYGCRESCVDAIRRATDVMIAGKVAVVAGFGDVGKGSAESLAGAGARVIVTEIDPICALQAAMEGYEVKKMADAVKEADIIVTTTGCRDIITGEHFKAMKDKAIVCNIGHFDIEIDVSWLNTNYGHTKVEIKPQVDKYTIDGKDIILLAEGRLVNLGCATGHPSFVMSNSFTNQTLAQLELWQHTDKYENKVYVLPKHLDEKVARLHLKKIGVELDVLTNTQSTYLGIPVEGPFKPEYYRY; translated from the coding sequence ATGTCCACAATTGCTAAATCCAAGATTGATTTGAGCCTCAAATACAAAGTTAAAGACATGTCTTTGGCAGAGTGGGGTCGCAAAGAAATAGAACTGGCGGAAGCCGAAATGCCGGGTTTGATGGCCCTGCGTGAAGAATATGGTAAATCTCAGCCCCTGAAAGGTGCGCGTATTGCCGGTTGCTTACACATGACCATTCAAACAGCTGTGCTGATCGAAACCCTGGTAGCCCTGGGTGCAGAAGTACAATGGAGCTCCTGCAACATTTTCTCTACACAAGATCACGCTGCTGCTGCTATTGCTGCTGCGGGTATCCCTGTTTATGCATGGAAAGGCCTTAGCGAAGAAGATTTCAACTGGTGCATTGAACAAACCCTGTTCTTTGGCAGCACTGATCGTCCTCTGAACATGATCCTTGATGATGGTGGCGACCTGACCAATATGGTTTTCGACGTTTATCCTGAACTGATCCAGCATATTAAAGGTCTGAGCGAAGAAACTACTACCGGCGTTCACCGTCTGTACGAAAGAATGAAAGCCGGCACTTTACCTATGCCAGCTATCAATATCAATGACTCCGTTACCAAATCCAAATTTGATAATAAATATGGTTGCCGCGAATCCTGCGTAGATGCTATCCGTCGTGCTACGGACGTAATGATCGCAGGTAAGGTTGCTGTAGTGGCTGGTTTTGGTGATGTGGGTAAAGGTTCTGCCGAGTCTCTCGCAGGTGCCGGTGCCCGTGTTATTGTAACTGAAATTGACCCGATCTGTGCGCTGCAGGCTGCTATGGAAGGTTACGAAGTGAAAAAGATGGCTGACGCTGTTAAAGAAGCAGACATCATCGTAACTACCACCGGTTGCCGCGATATCATCACCGGCGAACATTTCAAAGCGATGAAAGATAAAGCCATCGTTTGTAACATCGGTCACTTCGATATCGAAATTGATGTTTCCTGGTTGAACACCAATTACGGACACACTAAAGTAGAGATCAAACCCCAGGTAGATAAATATACCATTGATGGTAAAGATATCATCCTGCTGGCTGAAGGCCGCCTGGTGAACCTGGGTTGCGCTACTGGTCACCCTTCTTTTGTGATGAGTAACTCCTTCACTAACCAAACACTCGCTCAGCTTGAACTGTGGCAACATACAGACAAGTACGAGAACAAGGTATATGTACTGCCTAAACACCTGGATGAAAAAGTAGCCCGCCTGCATCTGAAAAAGATCGGCGTTGAGCTGGATGTGCTGACTAACACACAATCCACTTACCTGGGCATTCCGGTTGAAGGTCCGTTCAAACCTGAATACTATCGTTACTAG